A stretch of the Candidatus Binatia bacterium genome encodes the following:
- a CDS encoding alkaline phosphatase family protein: protein MRVAVIGFDSLDPGLVKHWAQTGHLPTFQKLFSKSAWAYVNNPRGFEAGTCWLSMWTGVLPDEHGIHDGFYVFDPREYRVRIARPEEIPEPFWMAASRSGRRLLLVDIPYTFLSPGINGVQLCDWLVHVRSDNERIHCHPATLAGQIARDYGLNPWFTANRCPGNEQDAYSVEGLSSIVDTLSSRAALKTRFCLDMLARAPWDLFFTVFHEGHDVGHMCWHGHDPSHERHDPKLTARVGDPLLSVYQKLDAATAALLDALPPDAAVLVYTSHGIGPERTASRFLDAILARLDANPHPAKSRALADRLVPLYRRVVPAAVRRRIVPTVLGNQAYQWAAFDRRRRRRYFVLNSSYATGGVRFNVKGRDAHGIVEPGAELEQLMREVADGFREMRNADTGEPLVEEITATSDLYQGSMRYLLPDLLLEWNKSHPIDRVSSPKIGEVKNDVVSVRSGDHATSKQGLLFAPVAAGSTGQQPEIHVIDIAPTLLNLLGVSDGLLAGKAIPFLVPGPGARYPHAVETGR, encoded by the coding sequence ATGCGTGTCGCCGTCATCGGGTTCGATTCCCTCGATCCGGGCCTCGTCAAGCACTGGGCGCAAACGGGCCACCTGCCGACGTTTCAAAAGCTATTCAGCAAGTCTGCCTGGGCATATGTCAACAACCCCCGTGGATTCGAGGCCGGAACGTGTTGGCTGTCCATGTGGACCGGGGTGTTGCCGGACGAGCATGGCATTCACGACGGGTTCTACGTGTTTGACCCACGCGAGTACCGCGTGCGCATTGCGCGCCCTGAAGAAATTCCCGAACCATTCTGGATGGCGGCGAGTCGCAGCGGCCGCCGGCTGCTGCTGGTCGATATCCCTTACACGTTTCTCAGCCCGGGCATAAACGGCGTGCAGCTGTGCGATTGGCTGGTACACGTGCGCTCGGACAACGAACGGATTCACTGCCATCCCGCCACGCTCGCCGGTCAGATCGCGCGCGACTATGGACTCAACCCTTGGTTTACGGCAAACCGCTGTCCGGGCAATGAACAGGACGCGTACAGCGTCGAGGGTCTCTCCAGCATTGTCGATACATTGAGCTCGCGCGCCGCGTTAAAGACTCGCTTCTGTCTCGACATGCTTGCGCGCGCGCCTTGGGATCTGTTTTTCACCGTGTTCCACGAGGGTCACGACGTCGGCCACATGTGCTGGCACGGGCATGATCCTTCCCATGAGCGTCACGATCCGAAATTGACGGCGCGGGTCGGTGACCCGTTGCTCAGCGTGTACCAAAAATTGGACGCGGCCACAGCCGCGTTGCTGGATGCGCTGCCGCCGGATGCCGCGGTGCTCGTCTACACAAGTCACGGCATCGGTCCGGAACGCACCGCCTCGCGTTTTCTCGATGCCATCCTCGCCCGCCTGGATGCCAATCCACACCCGGCAAAAAGCCGTGCGCTGGCGGACCGATTGGTCCCTTTGTATCGCCGCGTCGTCCCCGCCGCCGTGCGCCGCCGGATCGTGCCGACCGTCTTGGGCAATCAGGCGTATCAATGGGCCGCGTTCGATCGCCGGCGACGCCGGCGCTATTTTGTGCTGAACTCGAGCTATGCGACGGGTGGCGTGCGGTTCAATGTAAAGGGGCGGGATGCGCACGGCATCGTTGAGCCGGGCGCCGAACTGGAGCAATTGATGCGGGAGGTCGCGGACGGCTTTCGCGAAATGCGCAATGCCGACACCGGCGAACCCCTGGTAGAGGAAATAACCGCAACCTCCGACCTCTACCAGGGCTCGATGCGGTACCTGTTACCCGATCTGCTCCTCGAGTGGAACAAGTCACACCCGATTGATCGGGTGTCGTCGCCAAAGATCGGCGAAGTGAAAAATGATGTCGTGAGCGTCCGCAGCGGCGATCACGCAACGAGCAAGCAAGGTTTGCTTTTCGCTCCCGTTGCAGCCGGATCGACGGGTCAACAGCCCGAGATCCACGTCATCGATATCGCGCCGACCCTTTTGAATCTGTTAGGCGTAAGCGATGGTCTGCTGGCGGGAAAGGCAATCCCATTTCTCGTGCCCGGACCGGGCGCGCGCTATCCCCATGCGGTCGAGACCGGCCGCTGA